A window of the Pseudoalteromonas sp. A25 genome harbors these coding sequences:
- the rpsF gene encoding 30S ribosomal protein S6, which yields MRHYEIVFMVHPDQSEQVPGMIERYTGSITEAGGTIHRLEDWGRRQLAYPIEKLHKAHYVLMNVEAPTEVINELETSFRYNDAVLRNLVMRTKTAVTEASPLVREEKKEAATA from the coding sequence ATGCGTCATTACGAAATCGTATTCATGGTTCACCCAGATCAAAGTGAGCAAGTACCTGGTATGATCGAGCGTTATACTGGTTCTATCACTGAAGCTGGCGGTACTATCCACCGTTTAGAAGACTGGGGCCGTCGTCAATTGGCATACCCAATCGAAAAGCTTCACAAAGCACACTATGTTCTTATGAACGTTGAAGCACCAACTGAAGTAATCAACGAGCTTGAGACTTCTTTCCGCTACAACGATGCAGTACTACGTAACTTAGTTATGCGTACTAAAACTGCTGTAACTGAAGCATCTCCTCTTGTAAGAGAAGAGAAAAAAGAAGCAGCTACTGCTTAA
- the priB gene encoding primosomal replication protein N — protein sequence MQQQADLYTNQYVLSGVICKTPKFNQSPAGIPHCIFVLEHKSMQVEADLNRHSYVRLQVVASGKQFQSQTQHLYVGQAVQVRGFLNRHENRNGLSQLVLHAQHIERIN from the coding sequence GTGCAACAACAGGCTGACCTGTATACAAATCAATATGTGCTTTCGGGCGTGATTTGTAAAACACCCAAATTTAATCAAAGCCCAGCAGGTATACCACATTGTATTTTTGTGCTTGAGCACAAATCAATGCAAGTAGAGGCAGATCTTAACCGTCATAGTTATGTCCGTCTTCAAGTGGTCGCCAGTGGGAAACAGTTCCAGTCTCAAACACAGCATTTATACGTTGGGCAAGCAGTACAAGTTAGAGGTTTTTTAAACCGTCACGAGAACCGAAATGGTTTGAGTCAACTGGTACTACACGCACAACATATTGAAAGAATTAATTGA
- the rpsR gene encoding 30S ribosomal protein S18: protein MARYFRRRKFCRFKAEGVQQIDYKDLATLRNYVTESGKIVPSRITGTSAKYQRQLATAIKRARYLALLPYTDLHK, encoded by the coding sequence ATGGCACGTTATTTCAGACGTCGTAAGTTCTGCCGTTTTAAAGCGGAAGGCGTACAACAAATCGATTACAAAGATCTCGCTACTCTTAGAAACTATGTAACAGAAAGTGGCAAAATCGTACCTAGCCGTATCACAGGTACTAGCGCTAAATACCAGCGCCAGCTAGCAACAGCTATCAAGCGTGCTCGCTACTTAGCCCTTCTTCCATACACTGACTTACATAAGTAA
- the asd gene encoding archaetidylserine decarboxylase (Phosphatidylserine decarboxylase is synthesized as a single chain precursor. Generation of the pyruvoyl active site from a Ser is coupled to cleavage of a Gly-Ser bond between the larger (beta) and smaller (alpha chains). It is an integral membrane protein.) yields MNLDKFKIAMQYALPKHGLSRLVGKLAAAEAGALTTQLIKLFIKQYKIDMSEALHENPAHYKTFNEFFTRPLKPGIRPLAEDNNIIAHPVDGAISQLGDVVDGQIIQAKGHDYSLQTLLGGKEEDFLPFSGGKFATIYLAPKDYHRIHMPIDGTLKRMIYVPGDLFSVNPLTAQNVPNLFARNERVVAIFDTEIGPLAMVLVGATIVASIETIWAGTVTPPAGKDVFSWDYPATGTNAITLKKGEEMGRFKLGSTVILAWGANQAEFLESEQPETVTRMGTAFATINS; encoded by the coding sequence GTGAACTTGGATAAATTTAAAATTGCCATGCAATATGCGCTGCCTAAACATGGGCTGTCGCGACTCGTTGGGAAACTCGCAGCAGCAGAAGCCGGCGCACTTACAACGCAATTAATTAAATTATTTATCAAGCAATACAAAATTGATATGAGCGAGGCGCTTCACGAAAACCCCGCCCATTACAAAACTTTTAATGAGTTTTTTACCCGTCCCTTAAAGCCGGGTATCCGCCCTCTCGCTGAAGATAATAATATTATTGCCCATCCGGTTGATGGCGCAATTAGCCAGTTAGGCGATGTTGTTGATGGTCAGATCATTCAAGCGAAGGGTCATGACTATAGTTTACAGACACTTTTAGGTGGTAAAGAAGAAGACTTTTTACCGTTTAGCGGCGGCAAGTTTGCGACTATTTACCTAGCCCCAAAAGATTATCATCGCATTCACATGCCGATAGATGGCACACTTAAGCGCATGATTTACGTGCCTGGTGACTTATTCTCGGTAAACCCGTTGACCGCACAGAATGTACCAAATTTATTTGCACGTAACGAACGTGTGGTTGCCATCTTTGATACCGAAATAGGCCCTCTGGCAATGGTATTGGTTGGTGCTACAATCGTTGCTAGTATTGAAACAATTTGGGCAGGCACTGTTACGCCACCAGCGGGGAAAGATGTGTTTAGTTGGGATTACCCAGCGACAGGTACTAATGCTATTACCTTGAAAAAAGGGGAAGAAATGGGCCGCTTTAAACTGGGCTCCACCGTGATCTTAGCGTGGGGTGCTAACCAAGCTGAGTTTTTGGAAAGTGAGCAACCGGAAACAGTGACACGCATGGGCACGGCGTTTGCCACCATAAACTCATAA
- the orn gene encoding oligoribonuclease: MSFNESNLIWLDLEMTGLEPKTDKILEIATVITDCDLNILAEGPVIAIHQSDELLDNMDEWCTNQHGRSGLTARCKASKFTEEDAVKQTLDFLKGWLPPAKSPMCGNSIGQDRRFLNKYMPELEAYFHYRNLDVSTVKELARRWKPELLDEVKKKSSHLALDDIKDSIMELKIYQEKFFNI, from the coding sequence ATGTCGTTTAATGAATCTAACTTGATCTGGCTTGACCTCGAAATGACGGGGCTAGAACCGAAGACAGATAAAATCCTCGAAATCGCCACAGTAATAACCGACTGTGATTTGAACATATTGGCTGAAGGCCCTGTTATTGCCATTCATCAAAGTGATGAGTTGCTGGATAATATGGATGAGTGGTGTACCAACCAACATGGCCGTTCAGGGCTTACTGCACGCTGTAAAGCAAGTAAATTTACAGAAGAAGATGCAGTCAAACAAACGCTAGACTTTTTAAAAGGTTGGTTACCTCCGGCTAAGTCACCAATGTGTGGCAACTCGATTGGCCAAGATAGGCGCTTTCTAAATAAGTATATGCCTGAACTTGAGGCATACTTTCACTACCGTAACCTTGATGTTAGTACGGTAAAAGAGTTGGCTCGCCGTTGGAAACCAGAGTTGTTGGATGAAGTGAAAAAGAAAAGTTCACACTTAGCGCTGGACGACATCAAAGATTCCATTATGGAGCTGAAAATCTACCAAGAAAAGTTTTTCAATATTTAA
- the rplI gene encoding 50S ribosomal protein L9: MQVILLDKIANLGSLGDQVAVKSGFARNFLFPKGKAVPATKANIETFEARRADLEAKIAEELAAAQARAEKLEALAEVTLVSKAGDEGKLFGSIGTRDIADAISAVGVEVAKSEVRLPLGTIRETGEFDVSIAVHADVTATIKVIVIAEA; the protein is encoded by the coding sequence ATGCAAGTTATTCTACTAGACAAGATCGCTAACCTAGGTAGCCTAGGTGACCAGGTTGCAGTTAAATCTGGCTTCGCACGTAACTTCTTATTCCCTAAAGGTAAAGCAGTTCCTGCGACTAAAGCAAACATCGAAACTTTCGAAGCTCGTCGTGCTGATTTAGAAGCGAAAATCGCTGAAGAATTGGCTGCTGCACAAGCACGCGCTGAGAAGCTTGAAGCATTAGCAGAAGTTACATTAGTTTCTAAAGCTGGTGATGAAGGTAAGCTATTCGGTTCTATCGGTACTCGCGACATCGCTGACGCTATCTCAGCTGTTGGTGTTGAAGTTGCTAAGTCAGAAGTTCGTCTACCTCTAGGTACTATCCGTGAGACTGGTGAATTTGACGTATCAATTGCAGTACACGCAGACGTAACAGCTACTATTAAAGTAATCGTTATTGCTGAAGCTTAA
- the rsgA gene encoding small ribosomal subunit biogenesis GTPase RsgA translates to MAKKKKLSKGQSRRISANHQKRLHKAKQQEANQQETAWQSDNLGAIEPAVVISRFGQHADIETSQGDILRCNIRRTIKSLVCGDEVFFRRAKVSDGDLAGVIETTEERRSQLTRPDFYDGVKVVAANIDQILMVSAVLPEFTPHIIDRYLVACEDMGIEPILVLNKVDLLDDESRQYIDEVLDIYRELGYQVLLVSNKTGEGIDVLKQTLAGKNNIFVGQSGVGKSTLVNTVLPNAEILTKEVSENSGLGQHTTTVSRLHHLPSGGNLIDSPGIREFGLWHLEVERVTWCFKEFRAFIGGCRFRDCKHLNDPGCLLVEAVNEGKISELRFDSYHRILESMADGRAGARAPRV, encoded by the coding sequence ATGGCAAAAAAGAAAAAACTAAGTAAAGGCCAATCCAGACGGATCAGTGCCAATCACCAAAAGCGTTTGCATAAAGCAAAACAGCAAGAGGCTAACCAACAAGAAACCGCTTGGCAAAGCGATAACTTAGGAGCTATAGAGCCTGCCGTAGTGATCAGCCGTTTTGGCCAACACGCAGATATTGAAACATCACAAGGCGACATACTGCGTTGCAATATTAGGCGCACCATAAAAAGCTTGGTGTGCGGTGACGAAGTATTTTTCCGTCGCGCCAAGGTTAGCGATGGTGACTTAGCAGGTGTCATTGAGACCACCGAAGAGCGCCGTTCTCAATTAACGCGCCCTGATTTTTATGATGGCGTTAAAGTTGTTGCAGCCAACATTGATCAAATATTAATGGTATCTGCCGTACTGCCTGAGTTTACTCCCCATATAATTGACCGCTATCTGGTGGCCTGTGAGGACATGGGCATAGAGCCTATTCTCGTTCTCAATAAAGTCGATTTACTCGATGATGAAAGCCGACAATACATAGATGAAGTTTTAGATATATACCGAGAGCTCGGCTATCAAGTACTGTTAGTGAGTAACAAAACGGGTGAAGGTATTGATGTTTTGAAACAAACACTCGCAGGAAAAAACAATATCTTCGTCGGTCAATCAGGTGTTGGCAAATCAACTTTGGTTAATACCGTGCTACCTAATGCGGAAATTCTAACGAAAGAAGTGTCAGAAAATAGTGGTTTGGGGCAACATACAACAACGGTGTCTCGACTCCACCACTTGCCCAGTGGCGGCAATTTAATCGACTCCCCCGGGATCCGAGAGTTTGGTCTATGGCATTTAGAAGTTGAGCGCGTTACATGGTGCTTTAAAGAATTTAGAGCGTTTATTGGTGGTTGCCGTTTTAGGGATTGTAAACACCTGAATGACCCAGGATGCCTATTGGTAGAAGCAGTAAACGAAGGTAAGATCAGTGAATTGCGCTTTGATAGCTACCATCGCATACTTGAATCCATGGCAGATGGCAGAGCAGGCGCTCGCGCTCCTCGTGTTTAA